From a single Pseudalkalibacillus hwajinpoensis genomic region:
- the nasC gene encoding assimilatory nitrate reductase catalytic subunit NasC, translating to MKNFLHHFREKEKERGTEEIYESQCPFCSVQCTMKLVEERIVTRKRVSVSGTPNVTSEGRLCVKGMHAHQHHFNPKRIQTPMQRKDDAFVSITWDEAFALMKDRFESIQEKEGKDAIGVYGGGSLTNEEAYLLGKFARVTLGTRFIDYNGRFCMSAAASGANDAFGMDRGFTNKLSEIPYSKCIILAGTNIAECQPTLMPYLEEAKQNGSFLIAIDPRETATTDLADLHIKIKPGMDASFVNGLLKVIINDKLVDSEFITDRTNGYEELCRHLDDSDLEQLSDLVDVPVETITEVARTFATSPTGMVLTARGVEQLAYGYDTVRNYLNLLLLTGKIGRIGCGYGAVTGQGNGQGGREHGQKADQLPGYRSIENLEDRSYIANVWGIDEGELPGKGVSAYEMMEKIDRGDLKSLFVMGSNPVVSNPNINLVEKALKSLEFLVVVDMFESETAQLADLILPSSSYLEDEGTMTNFEGRVALRKAARVRPEGVRHDWEILCQLSAVLGKGAYFQYSNPQDIFNELRIASKGGIADYSGITYDRLQTERVYWPCTEDEPDGEKRLFSESFPTRDGRASIGIVRNHVPSESVSARYPLYLTTGRVLEHYLTGVQTRNSPGLRSRVVEPFVQIHPETAKRFGLQPHEMARLTSERGEIQLRCHVTDRIREDTLFVPFHWGGKQCINRLTSQELDPRCKMPSFKVCAVDIQPSYEKSQSNVT from the coding sequence ATGAAGAACTTTTTGCATCATTTCAGAGAGAAGGAAAAGGAACGCGGTACTGAAGAGATATATGAATCGCAATGTCCCTTTTGCAGCGTGCAATGTACAATGAAGCTTGTTGAAGAGCGTATTGTGACTAGAAAAAGGGTTTCAGTCAGCGGCACGCCTAACGTGACATCTGAGGGCCGGCTTTGTGTAAAAGGAATGCATGCGCATCAGCATCATTTCAATCCGAAGCGCATTCAAACACCGATGCAGAGAAAAGACGATGCCTTTGTCTCAATTACGTGGGATGAGGCATTTGCTTTAATGAAAGACCGCTTCGAGTCGATTCAAGAAAAGGAGGGAAAGGATGCGATTGGCGTGTATGGGGGCGGATCGCTGACCAATGAAGAGGCGTACTTGCTCGGGAAATTCGCAAGGGTGACACTTGGTACGCGTTTTATCGACTACAATGGGCGATTCTGTATGTCAGCCGCCGCTTCAGGTGCAAATGACGCCTTCGGAATGGATCGAGGGTTTACAAATAAGCTGAGTGAAATTCCATATTCGAAATGCATCATTCTGGCTGGGACTAATATTGCAGAATGTCAGCCGACATTGATGCCTTACCTTGAAGAGGCGAAGCAAAACGGCTCTTTTTTGATTGCGATTGATCCGCGTGAGACGGCAACAACGGATCTTGCAGATCTTCATATCAAGATCAAGCCAGGGATGGATGCTTCATTCGTCAATGGACTTTTAAAAGTGATCATCAATGATAAGCTTGTTGATTCAGAATTTATAACTGACCGAACAAATGGCTATGAGGAACTTTGTCGCCATCTGGATGATAGTGACTTAGAGCAATTGTCCGATCTTGTTGATGTCCCTGTTGAAACCATTACCGAAGTGGCTCGAACTTTTGCTACATCTCCGACCGGAATGGTGCTCACAGCGAGAGGGGTTGAGCAGCTGGCCTACGGATATGACACTGTCCGAAATTACCTGAATCTCCTTCTTCTAACAGGAAAAATCGGTCGGATTGGCTGTGGATATGGCGCTGTGACCGGTCAGGGGAATGGGCAGGGTGGAAGAGAACACGGTCAAAAAGCTGATCAGCTTCCGGGTTACCGTTCTATTGAAAACTTAGAGGATCGTAGCTATATCGCCAATGTGTGGGGCATTGACGAAGGAGAGTTGCCTGGTAAAGGCGTTTCAGCTTACGAAATGATGGAGAAAATAGATCGCGGTGATTTGAAGAGTCTCTTTGTGATGGGGTCAAATCCTGTTGTATCGAACCCAAACATCAATCTCGTTGAAAAAGCGCTAAAATCTCTTGAGTTTCTTGTAGTTGTGGATATGTTTGAATCCGAGACTGCTCAACTGGCCGATTTAATCCTGCCGTCATCTTCCTATCTTGAGGATGAAGGAACGATGACAAATTTTGAAGGACGGGTAGCGCTTCGTAAAGCTGCAAGGGTGCGGCCAGAAGGTGTGAGGCATGACTGGGAAATCCTCTGTCAACTTTCCGCTGTTCTAGGAAAAGGAGCATACTTTCAGTACTCAAATCCGCAAGATATTTTTAATGAATTACGAATAGCAAGTAAAGGCGGAATCGCAGATTATTCAGGTATTACGTATGATAGGCTTCAAACTGAAAGGGTATACTGGCCGTGCACAGAAGACGAACCAGACGGGGAGAAACGTCTGTTCAGTGAGTCTTTTCCGACAAGGGATGGACGGGCTTCTATCGGAATCGTTCGGAATCATGTGCCAAGTGAGAGTGTCAGTGCTCGGTATCCGTTGTATTTAACAACTGGAAGAGTGCTCGAGCATTATTTAACGGGCGTACAAACAAGGAATTCCCCAGGTCTTCGCTCAAGAGTAGTAGAGCCGTTTGTGCAAATTCACCCTGAAACCGCAAAGCGATTTGGGTTGCAGCCTCATGAAATGGCCCGTCTAACCTCTGAAAGGGGCGAGATCCAGTTAAGGTGCCATGTTACTGATCGGATTCGAGAAGACACCCTCTTTGTTCCATTCCACTGGGGAGGTAAACAGTGCATCAATCGATTAACGTCACAGGAACTTGATCCTCGATGTAAAATGCCATCGTTCAAAGTTTGTGCGGTCGATATTCAACCCTCCTATGAAAAATCACAATCTAATGTAACATAA
- the nirB gene encoding nitrite reductase large subunit NirB has product MKEKILLVGNGMAGIRFLESFLKIEPERYEITVIGKERYPAYNRIMLSSILQGDTTLEDVVIYDMDWYTTNGIRFLSNETVLSIHPGLNQVETDKGRKLSYDHLVIASGSSPYILPVKGADKDGVMTFRTLQDYEELLSRSGRYKKATVIGAGLLGLEAAMGLVHHGFETTVVHHQPNVMNRQLDTYAAGLLQEQLEAKGVRFALNKRTKELIGNRRVESIRFADGHTLETDLVLMSVGIRPNIEFAKRSGLEIRKGIVVNDYMRTNIPNVYAIGECAEHRGVTYGLVGPIYEQASQLARTLSGLRGERYKGSTVSTFLKIRDIEAFSAGQVLETEETRTFKWVDPVRNIYKKIVTMHGSVVGAILYGDTTDAKQISQMVIEQAPVTKIPEYHVLSSDSTTDSGFLEVPDSTTICQCNGVTKGAITTAVYRDGLTSVEEVKDQTKASSSCGGCRGVVCDLLEYCLNSDAQAAPEPMCTCTTYSEQEIVEAIRVEQIQTLEEVHRLFEWENTEGCHTCTPALTYYLSGSPGENQQVSFSLLDDGTYALIPKTSGGFATSKELNRITSVIERFNIPIVRFTEDHRIKLMGVQEEVLPFVLECLQAVWSHRSLSIKIDEGNQTGYQKIMRFIRLGEMLEQKLERLELPEKVEITLSASFLSNVETDLMIVQEGERFEGHLLIEGESLLLFSVEEEKEILGLIGAFLQLYKLDAFYRERVENWVNRVGVIQIREAIFDEVTFEGLHEFLSESLPDQFENDRIAVRSVER; this is encoded by the coding sequence GTGAAAGAGAAAATCTTGTTGGTAGGGAATGGCATGGCAGGCATCCGTTTTCTTGAAAGCTTTCTTAAAATTGAACCGGAACGATATGAGATTACGGTCATCGGAAAAGAGCGGTATCCAGCGTATAACCGGATTATGCTCTCGAGTATTCTTCAGGGAGACACCACGCTCGAAGATGTCGTGATTTATGACATGGACTGGTATACGACAAATGGGATCCGTTTCTTATCGAATGAAACGGTATTATCTATTCATCCTGGTTTGAATCAGGTGGAGACCGATAAGGGGAGGAAGCTGTCTTATGATCACCTTGTTATTGCTTCGGGCTCAAGTCCTTACATCCTCCCTGTCAAGGGAGCAGATAAGGATGGTGTGATGACGTTTCGAACCCTTCAGGATTATGAAGAATTGCTGAGCAGGTCCGGGCGATATAAGAAAGCAACGGTGATTGGTGCCGGGCTGCTTGGGCTTGAGGCAGCAATGGGTCTTGTTCATCATGGATTTGAAACAACGGTTGTGCATCATCAACCAAATGTGATGAATCGACAGTTGGATACGTATGCAGCTGGTTTGCTCCAAGAACAGCTAGAGGCAAAGGGAGTGAGGTTTGCTCTAAACAAAAGGACGAAAGAATTGATAGGAAATCGCCGTGTTGAAAGCATTCGATTTGCAGATGGCCACACGCTTGAGACGGATCTTGTGTTGATGTCTGTTGGGATTCGTCCGAATATTGAGTTTGCCAAAAGATCGGGGCTCGAGATCCGGAAAGGAATCGTAGTGAACGACTATATGCGAACGAATATACCGAATGTATACGCCATCGGTGAGTGCGCGGAACACCGAGGGGTTACGTATGGACTGGTTGGTCCGATTTATGAACAGGCGAGTCAATTGGCTCGAACGCTTTCCGGGTTACGAGGAGAGCGTTATAAAGGATCAACAGTGTCCACCTTTCTTAAAATTCGAGACATTGAGGCATTTTCAGCAGGGCAGGTGCTTGAAACGGAAGAGACGAGAACGTTTAAATGGGTAGATCCAGTTCGTAACATCTACAAGAAAATCGTAACCATGCATGGTTCGGTTGTGGGCGCCATTCTTTACGGGGATACAACGGATGCGAAGCAAATTTCGCAAATGGTGATTGAACAAGCGCCGGTTACGAAGATTCCGGAATACCACGTGCTTTCAAGTGATTCGACTACGGATTCGGGCTTTCTTGAAGTGCCAGACAGCACGACGATCTGCCAGTGTAATGGGGTTACAAAAGGTGCGATTACGACAGCCGTTTATAGAGATGGGCTAACATCTGTTGAAGAAGTTAAAGATCAGACAAAAGCCTCAAGCTCGTGCGGGGGTTGCCGAGGTGTCGTATGTGATTTGCTTGAGTATTGTTTGAATTCAGATGCTCAAGCTGCACCAGAACCAATGTGTACCTGTACAACCTATAGTGAACAGGAGATCGTTGAAGCGATTCGTGTCGAACAGATCCAAACGTTGGAAGAGGTTCATCGGTTGTTTGAGTGGGAGAATACTGAAGGATGCCATACATGCACTCCGGCTTTAACGTATTATCTAAGCGGTAGCCCTGGTGAAAACCAGCAGGTTTCCTTTTCGCTACTCGATGATGGGACGTATGCTCTCATTCCTAAAACAAGCGGAGGTTTTGCTACATCGAAAGAATTGAACAGGATCACATCTGTCATAGAGCGATTTAACATTCCAATCGTAAGGTTCACAGAGGACCACCGGATTAAATTAATGGGTGTTCAAGAAGAGGTGCTTCCTTTTGTACTAGAATGCCTGCAGGCAGTATGGTCACATCGCTCTCTTTCAATCAAAATTGATGAGGGCAATCAAACGGGATATCAGAAAATAATGCGTTTTATTCGTCTTGGGGAGATGCTCGAACAAAAGCTCGAACGTCTAGAATTACCAGAGAAAGTTGAGATCACGCTATCGGCCTCTTTTCTGTCAAATGTCGAAACTGACTTGATGATTGTACAGGAGGGGGAGCGTTTTGAGGGGCACCTTTTGATCGAGGGTGAATCGCTTCTTCTATTTAGTGTGGAAGAGGAAAAGGAGATTCTCGGCCTCATAGGGGCATTTCTCCAACTCTATAAGCTCGATGCCTTTTATCGTGAGAGAGTGGAGAACTGGGTAAATCGAGTTGGGGTTATCCAAATCAGGGAAGCAATTTTTGATGAGGTTACTTTTGAAGGGCTGCATGAATTTTTAAGTGAATCACTACCGGATCAATTCGAGAATGATCGTATAGCTGTAAGGAGTGTGGAGAGATGA
- a CDS encoding MFS transporter translates to MFVQALSWWFILIVHTYPLWIIGATLLGIGTAMVYPTILASISDVAHPEWRARSMGVYRFWRDSGYAFGALIAGIIADIITINWAIVLVAILPFISGIIAWTKMKETLHVDV, encoded by the coding sequence ATGTTTGTCCAAGCTCTATCTTGGTGGTTTATATTAATCGTTCATACCTACCCGTTATGGATCATAGGTGCAACACTTCTAGGAATAGGAACAGCAATGGTTTATCCAACTATCCTCGCTTCCATAAGTGATGTGGCCCATCCAGAATGGCGAGCTAGGTCCATGGGAGTTTATCGATTCTGGCGAGACAGTGGATACGCATTTGGTGCATTGATTGCAGGGATTATTGCAGACATAATTACTATCAATTGGGCGATCGTCCTTGTCGCTATACTCCCGTTCATATCCGGAATCATAGCATGGACAAAAATGAAAGAAACGCTTCATGTGGATGTTTAG
- a CDS encoding aldo/keto reductase, which produces MKKIKLGNSELEVGEISLGCMRMNELSNKDAGYVIENAMEAGVDLFDHADIYGKGKSEEVFAEAIDMNDDVREKMKLQTKCGIREGYFDFSREHILESVEGSLKRLKTDYIDSLLLHRPDALFEPEEVAEAFATLKESGKVRHFGVSNQNPMQIELLKKYLKEDLIVNQLQLSIVHTPMIDVGFNVNMQHDPAIVRDSNVLEYCRLNDITIQAWSPFQHGMIDGPFVGNKAFPEVNKKLQELAEKKGVTDSAIAIAWILRHPANIQPVVGTMNPKRLKDIAKASEIELNRKEWYELYRAAGNDLP; this is translated from the coding sequence TTGAAAAAGATCAAGTTAGGAAACAGTGAATTAGAGGTCGGCGAAATTTCGTTGGGCTGTATGCGAATGAATGAACTTAGCAATAAAGATGCAGGCTATGTGATCGAAAATGCGATGGAAGCCGGGGTTGATTTATTCGACCATGCCGATATCTATGGCAAAGGAAAATCAGAAGAAGTGTTTGCAGAAGCGATTGATATGAATGATGATGTTCGTGAAAAAATGAAACTGCAGACCAAATGCGGGATTCGAGAAGGGTATTTTGATTTTTCGAGAGAACATATTCTAGAATCTGTGGAAGGTAGCTTAAAGCGATTAAAAACTGACTATATTGACAGTTTGCTGCTTCATCGTCCGGATGCATTGTTTGAACCAGAAGAGGTGGCTGAAGCTTTCGCAACGTTAAAGGAAAGCGGGAAAGTTCGGCATTTTGGTGTAAGTAACCAAAACCCGATGCAAATTGAACTGTTGAAAAAGTATTTGAAAGAAGACTTAATCGTGAACCAGTTGCAATTGAGTATCGTACATACGCCAATGATAGATGTAGGGTTCAATGTGAATATGCAGCATGATCCTGCGATCGTACGAGACAGTAACGTTCTCGAATATTGTCGCTTGAATGATATAACCATCCAGGCTTGGTCCCCTTTCCAGCACGGTATGATTGACGGCCCATTTGTTGGAAATAAAGCGTTCCCAGAAGTCAATAAGAAACTACAGGAACTTGCTGAGAAAAAAGGCGTAACAGATTCAGCTATTGCGATCGCATGGATTTTACGTCATCCTGCAAATATCCAGCCGGTTGTCGGAACGATGAACCCGAAACGTTTAAAAGACATTGCGAAAGCTTCTGAAATTGAACTGAATAGAAAAGAATGGTACGAACTCTATCGTGCAGCAGGAAACGACCTGCCTTAG
- a CDS encoding DUF1641 domain-containing protein yields the protein MSDEKRDLTLEQRALLDRLLEPQVQESLNVLITELPKVTELVTMLSKSYDTVQSIATDEVLMSDTTEFITELIAPVKSSAKEVAANVIEAKEHAEKSSEVIGVFGLLKMLKDPQAQKLFRFANAYLKVSGERNNQKL from the coding sequence ATGTCAGACGAAAAACGCGATCTCACTCTAGAACAACGGGCATTACTCGATCGGCTCTTAGAACCTCAGGTACAGGAATCATTGAACGTTCTCATTACAGAGCTTCCTAAAGTAACAGAATTAGTTACGATGCTTTCTAAGTCGTATGATACCGTTCAGTCGATCGCAACCGACGAGGTGTTGATGAGTGATACAACAGAATTTATTACTGAGCTTATTGCTCCAGTGAAGTCTTCCGCTAAAGAAGTAGCAGCGAATGTGATTGAAGCGAAAGAGCATGCCGAAAAGAGCTCAGAGGTAATCGGCGTATTCGGCTTATTAAAAATGCTAAAAGACCCACAAGCACAGAAGCTTTTCAGATTCGCGAATGCTTATCTTAAAGTTTCAGGAGAACGAAATAACCAAAAATTATAG
- a CDS encoding NAD(P)/FAD-dependent oxidoreductase: protein MSKQIVILGGGYGGLLAALSVRQYLGESDASITLINKTPTHQIITELHRLAAGNISEQAAALPLEKLIKGNDINLKVATVDSFSVDNKEVKLADGSTLSYDALVVALGSQTAYFGIPGLEENSMVLKSAEDANRIRTHVEERIKSFSATPNEADATILIGGGGLTGTELVGELADELPKLTRKYGVDPAKIKLMLVEAMPKILPMLPDELITRAMTSLEKRGVQFLTNLPVTNVEGNVVELKDGQKIVTNTFVWTGGVQGNPLVGESGLEVNRGRATVNNYLQSTSHEDVFIAGDSAVYFKPGDERPQPPTAQIAWQMGELIGYNLYAYLEKKDYKDFTPINSGTLASLGRNDAVASIGENETSLKGLPASVMKEASNVRYLSHVKGLFALAY from the coding sequence ATGTCAAAACAAATCGTTATTCTAGGCGGAGGTTATGGTGGGCTTCTAGCTGCTTTATCCGTACGTCAATACTTAGGTGAATCGGACGCATCCATTACACTAATCAACAAAACACCAACACACCAGATCATTACAGAATTACATCGTCTAGCTGCTGGAAATATCTCTGAACAAGCGGCGGCACTTCCGTTAGAAAAATTAATCAAAGGAAACGACATCAACCTCAAAGTTGCTACGGTTGATTCATTCTCTGTTGATAATAAAGAAGTGAAACTTGCAGACGGTTCTACCCTTTCATATGATGCACTCGTTGTCGCATTAGGTAGTCAAACCGCCTACTTCGGCATTCCTGGACTTGAAGAAAACAGCATGGTGTTGAAGTCTGCTGAAGATGCAAATCGTATTCGCACACACGTTGAAGAACGCATCAAGAGCTTTTCCGCAACACCGAACGAAGCAGATGCAACGATATTAATCGGTGGTGGCGGCCTGACTGGTACTGAACTCGTAGGTGAACTAGCTGATGAATTACCGAAACTTACACGTAAATATGGCGTTGATCCCGCTAAGATAAAATTGATGCTTGTAGAAGCAATGCCTAAGATTCTTCCCATGCTTCCGGATGAACTGATTACCCGCGCCATGACTAGTCTTGAGAAACGCGGCGTTCAATTCTTAACGAATCTTCCTGTAACAAATGTTGAGGGTAATGTGGTCGAGTTAAAAGATGGACAAAAAATCGTTACCAATACATTTGTCTGGACAGGTGGTGTACAAGGAAATCCATTGGTTGGAGAATCCGGTCTTGAAGTGAACCGTGGACGCGCAACGGTCAACAACTATCTCCAATCCACTTCCCATGAAGATGTATTCATCGCAGGAGACAGTGCCGTTTACTTCAAACCCGGCGACGAGCGCCCCCAACCACCAACCGCTCAAATCGCTTGGCAAATGGGTGAGTTAATCGGTTATAACTTATATGCCTATCTTGAAAAGAAGGATTATAAAGACTTCACCCCGATTAACTCTGGAACACTTGCGAGCCTTGGTCGAAATGATGCTGTTGCTTCAATTGGTGAAAACGAAACCTCTCTTAAAGGACTTCCAGCATCCGTGATGAAAGAAGCGAGCAACGTTCGCTATCTCTCACATGTGAAAGGACTCTTTGCGTTGGCTTATTGA
- the ltrA gene encoding group II intron reverse transcriptase/maturase, translating to MLEKILHRNNLNEAYRRVVRNKGSHGVDHIPTSELKSQISESWNEIEAQLLDGTYQPSPVRRVEIPKPNGGKRKLGIPTAMDRFIQQAINLYLQRIYDPSFSNSSYGFRPGKRAHDAVRKAQEYVNDGYRWVVDIDLEKFFDRVHHDRLMRTLSCRVKDGRILRIIRRYLQAGVMENGLTQTNQAGTPQGSPLSPLLSNIVLNELDKELESRGIRFVRYADDCQIYVGSRRAAERILRNISQFIKKKLKLKVNKEKSAIDRPWKRTFLGFSFTLHRDSKIRVAKQSIQRAKQELRRLTSRKWSLAMSDRIKKLNKFIVGWRNYFQLAETTSTFRELMAWLRRRLRMIRWKEWKTPKTRRKELLSLGVTKAKAFEWSNTRKGYWRIASSPILHRTFNDKYWRQLGLKSLEAR from the coding sequence ATGTTGGAAAAGATACTTCATCGGAACAATTTAAACGAAGCCTATCGACGAGTGGTCCGAAACAAAGGGAGTCACGGCGTTGATCACATTCCCACGTCTGAACTGAAATCCCAGATCTCGGAGTCCTGGAATGAGATTGAAGCCCAACTTCTGGATGGAACCTATCAACCGTCACCCGTCCGTCGTGTCGAAATCCCGAAACCGAACGGAGGCAAACGAAAGCTAGGCATTCCAACCGCCATGGATCGCTTCATCCAACAAGCTATCAACCTTTATCTTCAACGGATCTACGATCCGTCGTTTTCCAACTCAAGCTACGGGTTCCGACCAGGAAAACGAGCACACGATGCGGTCCGAAAAGCCCAAGAATATGTCAATGACGGATACCGGTGGGTGGTGGATATCGATCTGGAGAAATTCTTTGATCGCGTTCACCACGACCGACTAATGCGCACATTGAGTTGTCGGGTTAAGGACGGTCGCATCCTTCGAATCATTCGGAGATACCTACAAGCTGGGGTTATGGAGAACGGCCTAACACAGACGAACCAAGCAGGGACACCGCAAGGAAGTCCTTTAAGTCCACTTCTATCAAATATCGTGTTAAATGAACTGGATAAGGAATTGGAGTCAAGAGGTATTCGTTTCGTTCGATACGCCGACGATTGTCAGATTTACGTAGGCTCAAGAAGAGCAGCCGAACGAATCCTTCGAAATATCAGCCAGTTTATCAAGAAGAAATTAAAACTAAAAGTTAATAAGGAAAAGAGTGCGATTGACCGCCCGTGGAAACGAACGTTCCTTGGGTTTAGTTTCACGCTCCACCGAGACTCGAAAATCAGGGTCGCGAAACAATCAATCCAACGAGCAAAACAGGAACTTCGACGCTTAACATCACGAAAGTGGAGTTTAGCGATGTCCGATCGAATCAAGAAATTAAACAAATTCATTGTAGGGTGGCGAAACTATTTCCAGCTCGCTGAAACGACATCAACTTTTAGAGAATTAATGGCATGGTTGAGAAGGAGATTACGAATGATCCGGTGGAAGGAATGGAAAACACCTAAAACAAGAAGGAAAGAACTCCTTTCATTAGGTGTTACAAAAGCGAAAGCTTTTGAATGGAGCAACACAAGAAAAGGCTACTGGCGAATTGCCAGTAGCCCGATCCTCCATCGTACCTTCAATGACAAGTATTGGCGTCAGTTAGGATTAAAATCGTTAGAAGCACGTTAG
- a CDS encoding competence protein ComK produces the protein MSTWNAISVFPTESPESLNCCWVFYQHVRDMRALTKTSSEIVFLDGFEMVVPVSYGRLQKQMERMGRWISHYSNNPVYC, from the coding sequence GTGTCTACATGGAATGCAATCTCCGTTTTTCCGACGGAGTCTCCTGAGAGTCTTAACTGCTGCTGGGTGTTTTACCAGCATGTGAGGGATATGAGGGCGCTAACGAAGACCTCTTCTGAAATTGTTTTTCTGGATGGATTTGAAATGGTCGTACCGGTATCGTACGGGAGATTGCAGAAGCAGATGGAACGGATGGGGCGTTGGATCAGTCATTATTCTAATAATCCAGTTTATTGTTAA
- a CDS encoding LLM class flavin-dependent oxidoreductase → MQLHTKNIRVGSGGIMLPNHSPFKVVENFTLLEALHPGRIDLGIGRASGTDGWTAWALQRSREALAANDFPEQLEHLLSFFSRDFPRTHPLV, encoded by the coding sequence ATGCAGCTTCACACTAAAAATATACGTGTAGGTTCTGGGGGGATTATGTTACCTAACCATAGTCCCTTTAAAGTCGTAGAAAACTTTACCTTACTTGAAGCTTTACATCCTGGACGGATAGATCTTGGGATAGGAAGAGCCTCTGGAACTGACGGATGGACTGCATGGGCCTTACAGCGTTCACGGGAAGCTCTTGCCGCCAATGATTTCCCAGAACAGTTAGAGCACTTACTTTCATTTTTTTCTCGAGACTTTCCAAGGACTCATCCTTTGGTCTAG
- a CDS encoding Gfo/Idh/MocA family protein, whose protein sequence is MDKKLRAGIIGGSINNGWARGTHIPAMEHLNELELKAVGTSNLESAKKSADVFKATHAFDNVEDLAQHSDVDMVVVSINVKEHYDAVKAIVPAGKPIYCEWPLGSNTTEALEMQEWVESRQLPNAIGLQARQAPAINYVKDLLAEGYVGKVLSANLKISIDGMGGVADKATAYLFDRKIGGNLLTIVGGHNLDAFTYMLGEFKELSAVTAHQFPEVELVDIQKVIEKSTDDQILITGKLTNGAAASVHIQGGVKHQTGFTLEIFGDKGTIVLNAPASIQFGSHQLWGAGPTDPELHELTIPDAYYWVPDSLKKRCRVCSECRSCA, encoded by the coding sequence ATGGACAAAAAACTACGAGCAGGTATTATAGGTGGATCAATTAATAACGGATGGGCTAGAGGGACACATATACCAGCAATGGAGCACCTGAATGAGCTTGAACTTAAAGCAGTTGGGACCAGCAATTTGGAGAGTGCCAAGAAAAGCGCTGATGTCTTCAAGGCAACTCATGCTTTTGATAACGTGGAAGATTTGGCTCAACATTCCGATGTGGATATGGTAGTCGTTAGCATCAACGTAAAGGAACATTATGATGCAGTAAAAGCTATTGTTCCTGCTGGAAAACCGATTTATTGTGAATGGCCTCTGGGCTCAAACACCACTGAAGCGCTCGAAATGCAGGAATGGGTGGAGTCCCGACAATTGCCCAATGCGATTGGCTTGCAAGCCAGACAGGCCCCAGCCATCAATTATGTGAAAGATTTATTGGCGGAAGGCTATGTTGGAAAAGTTTTGTCAGCCAATTTAAAGATCTCTATTGATGGAATGGGGGGCGTGGCTGACAAGGCTACTGCGTACTTATTTGATCGGAAGATAGGAGGGAACTTGCTCACTATTGTGGGAGGACATAATCTTGATGCATTTACCTACATGCTCGGAGAGTTTAAAGAACTTTCAGCCGTTACAGCGCACCAATTCCCTGAAGTTGAATTGGTGGATATCCAAAAAGTCATTGAAAAATCGACAGATGATCAAATACTGATTACAGGAAAATTGACCAACGGTGCAGCAGCTAGCGTTCATATACAAGGGGGAGTTAAGCACCAAACTGGGTTTACTCTTGAAATTTTCGGAGACAAGGGAACAATCGTACTCAATGCACCTGCTTCCATTCAATTTGGATCACACCAATTGTGGGGTGCAGGTCCTACTGATCCAGAGCTACATGAATTAACAATCCCAGATGCTTATTACTGGGTACCAGATTCGCTTAAAAAACGGTGCAGGGTTTGTTCTGAATGTCGCTCATGCGCATAG
- a CDS encoding winged helix-turn-helix transcriptional regulator, translated as MSRICKDGFDKECIKEQREVYGIAYTQNILSGRWKYLILWFLKSKERRYSEIKAFLDNISQGSLTKQLRELETDGLINRRVFPEVPPRVEYSLTSKGEEFIPIIDLMEEFGKKFGEQVY; from the coding sequence GTGTCTAGAATATGTAAGGATGGATTTGACAAAGAGTGTATAAAGGAACAGAGAGAAGTATATGGCATTGCCTATACTCAAAACATACTTTCCGGACGTTGGAAATATCTGATTCTTTGGTTTTTAAAGTCCAAAGAACGTCGTTATAGTGAAATCAAAGCTTTTTTAGATAATATTTCACAAGGTTCTCTTACAAAACAACTTCGAGAACTAGAAACAGATGGCTTAATTAACCGCAGGGTTTTCCCAGAGGTACCTCCTCGTGTTGAATATTCATTAACCTCAAAAGGGGAAGAATTCATTCCAATTATTGATTTGATGGAAGAATTCGGAAAGAAGTTTGGGGAACAAGTATACTAA